The following coding sequences are from one Triticum aestivum cultivar Chinese Spring chromosome 5A, IWGSC CS RefSeq v2.1, whole genome shotgun sequence window:
- the LOC123102167 gene encoding uncharacterized protein, whose product MLGEVLTPDKSSPIFRACKTKNSGKRFKRRICFTCREEGHYDHQCPQKLRAISANLSKVVEEWPLWNDGSLTTSLGRQSSNQHKSPWEGRTTEHIACHSSGYQGQYSQDWLLWNYGLLTTLLGWQKDFRFCSNQHESPREGGKTEHIACHSSGYQGHYSQEWPPRNYGSLTTSLGRQKDFHFCSSQREGPWEGGRTEHQDKMNGIITCLVCGKEGHYSCDCPFKDQEHKVFCTLCSKNGHCSMWCCQQNKSESRACTRCGEIGHTASTHGLGCSSCDEYHLDGECRLSEVKCFVCECQDHYLAQCPLNFQGALRLALSKRGSTSSTPAKCSAKSEEKVLRADGSSPICFTCREEGHFAFQCPQNSPSVSEEFEESSTIATATNLSKELEGQDPGTAKQSSETKPILYDQCCPSKAKVLTSNKSSPMVRTCKTKTEGEKRMCSTCREEGHYARMCPQKFGAISGNTSKELEESSTIATSSNMSKVLEEQDPGTAKHSSDMKWVLRCVSCGQEGHKARSCPTRVFVCSLCNEEGHKAKKCPQKRQKR is encoded by the coding sequence ATGCTAGGGGAAGTACTGACCCCCGACAAGTCTAGTCCAATATTCAGAGCATGTAAAACAAAAAACTCAGGGAAGAGATTCAAGAGAAGGATATGCTTTACATGCCGTGAAGAAGGTCACTATGACCATCAGTGTCCTCAAAAGTTAAGAGCTATATCTGCCAACCTGTCAAAAGTAGTAGAAGAGTGGCCTCTATGGAATGATGGTTCACTCACTACCTCACTAGGGAGGCAAAGCAGTAACCAACATAAGAGTCCATGGGAAGGCCGCACAACGGAGCACATCGCATGCCATTCCTCTGGGTACCAAGGCCAATATTCGCAAGATTGGCTTCTATGGAATTATGGTTTGCTCACTACCTTGCTAGGGTGGCAAAAAGATTTCCGCTTTTGCAGTAACCAACATGAAAGTCCACGGGAAGGCGGCAAAACAGAGCACATCGCATGCCATTCCTCTGGGTACCAAGGCCACTATTCTCAAGAGTGGCCTCCACGGAATTATGGTTCGCTCACTACCTCACTAGGGAGGCAAAAAGATTTCCACTTTTGCAGTAGTCAACGTGAAGGTCCATGGGAAGGCGGTAGAACAGAGCATCAGGACAAAATGAATGGGATAATCACTTGTTTGGTTTGTGGCAAGGAAGGACATTACAGTTGTGACTGCCCTTTCAAGGATCAGGAGCACAAAGTCTTTTGCACACTCTGTAGCAAAAATGGCCACTGTAGCATGTGGTGTTGCCAGCAGAACAAGTCGGAGAGTCGCGCTTGCACCCGCTGTGGAGAGATAGGGCATACTGCTAGTACACATGGTCTCGGTTGCTCAAGCTGTGACGAATATCATCTGGATGGAGAGTGCCGACTGAGCGAAGTTAAATGCTTTGTTTGTGAATGTCAGGATCATTATCTTGCTCAGTGCCCCTTGAATTTCCAAGGTGCTCTGCGGCTTGCACTATCAAAACGAGGCAGCACATCATCTACACCTGCCAAGTGTTCCGCAAAATCAGAAGAAAAAGTACTTAGAGCCGATGGGTCTAGTCCAATTTGCTTTACGTGCCGTGAAGAAGGTCACTTTGCCTTTCAGTGTCCTCAGAACAGCCCCAGCGTGTCCGAAGAATTTGAAGAGAGCAGCACTATAGCTACAGCCACCAACTTGTCCAAAGAATTAGAAGGCCAGGACCCTGGTACTGCCAAACAATCATCAGAAACGAAGCCGATATTGTACGATCAGTGTTGCCCCTCAAAAGCAAAAGTACTGACCTCCAACAAGTCTAGTCCAATGGTTAGAACATGTAAAACAAAAACAGAAGGGGAGAAAAGGATGTGCTCTACATGCCGTGAAGAAGGTCACTATGCCCGTATGTGTCCGCAGAAGTTCGGAGCTATATCTGGCAACACGTCAAAAGAATTAGAAGAGAGCAGCACTATAGCTACATCCTCCAACATGTCCAAAGTATTGGAAGAACAGGACCCTGGTACTGCTAAACATTCATCAGATATGAAGTGGGTTCTTCGATGTGTTAGCTGTGGTCAAGAAGGGCACAAGGCCAGGAGCTGTCCAACACGAGTGTTTGTATGCTCCTTATGCAATGAAGAAGGCCACAAAGCCAAGAAATGCCCTCAGAAGCGCCAGAAGCGTTAA